Sequence from the Mytilus galloprovincialis chromosome 10, xbMytGall1.hap1.1, whole genome shotgun sequence genome:
tataggccatttcagacttttaatggtttgtagtgttagGAAAACCAATACATCTTAGTAAGCTAAAACTTTTTGACGTGACAAAGACAACAGTCTGATTAATGCACATAACAATACATTAAGTGTGTTTAGTTTAagtgttgacataaatataaataatgtgttcatttttataaatttcctgtttacaaaccttttaacttttcaaaaactaaggattttcttattccaggcatagattaccttagccgtatttggcaccttttttgataattttagatacTCAATGCTCCCGAACTCCaaaaatgagcgtcactgatgagtcttatgtagacgaaacgcgcgcgtctggcgtactaaattataatcctggtacctttgataactaatataAGGTTGTGccgttaatagttatcaaaggtactaggctatttatttaatacgccagacgtgcgtatCGTCTTCTAAaggactcaccagtgacgctcaaatcaacatatttagaaagccaaacatgtatacaaagttgtagagcattgaggaccaaaaatgtCTAAAAAGTAGTGCCAgttaagaaaatcctaagtatttcgaatatataatacttttgcaaacatatgggtcatttaaaaaaaatgtcgaatgtttgaaattgaaaaatttattaaaagtaacttattcaaacaaccctctacataagcaaatcaaaaccaaaGTACTTATAGGTGCAATCTCaataatgtcatacaagaatatcttgtgCAATATTTTGTCTCTTCTGTTACCATGTTCAAAAGAAATTTCGGGTTGTAAAGAAAAGGTTTTATTAGATAAAATTTTAATCTTGTTTTTCATATCGAATAAGATGGTTTTCAGAAGTTTATActtctatttatatttattctgtgaaataatagattatttgccaattttcccggttgtactgaaaaatgcttataaaaattggttttcaaaggttatACAAATTATCATCAGTAATGCAAGTCTTGTATAGCAATTCATATTGTTGAGGTTTTTGTCTCTCTTTTagataaacccaacatcaagtaaatccctcatataTTAGTTTACGTTTGTCTTTATTTCATCGGCAATAGGAACGTACTTTaatgatatatcactatataaagtTCTATCCTGTTACCCTTTTGCCTATCCTGCTACTGATATCAGTATTacacctgcaaatgcttaattgggaagattttAACAGACGTCAttaccttaagatgagttcaaataACGGAAGATTTCATTCTGTTTGCAACTATATGTTATGATACACTTTTAAACGACGTTTCTGTCTACAATAgcccatttgccaattaccgatttgattctattattaaacactttttaaacaaatcactTCCCTTTGTCAAacgtagactggttccataccggacaagattcccttttgccaatgcaaagcatgatgaattgaaagtgatgtatcggcggtttaactaatttttcatgaaaaataatttctgatgtcaaaagtatttagctaAACAACAAattcactggtattaaagagataatagtaactgcaattacgattatcccaatatggcgacggtagatataggtaaaatctttacactcatttttcttaaatgtagaatgcttttgtcaatagttactcagctgcaaggtttatctataccattacatcatatttgaatcgtaacggtgcactggaatcgtctgagcgctttgaaaattgccgttgaaaaattcggtatgataatcgtaactctatggtatttttcttctttgataatcgtaattttctttatcggataatagtaactgaaacataataaatgtgtctttcagcatttcaatggtattttgtgtgttaaaaatgCAAATGTCAAGTTTAACGATGACATAAacgcatataaaaataaatgaagaaacttacaGGTTACAGTCATGGGACTGAAGTGAGTTCCCAGTAAAAAaaagtcctatcatttcaacttgtatatctatttataactgacaacaatatgcataaccttttagtttaaacacattttacttgcaaaagtagcaaaagggattggacacaagttataacaacattagagacgtcctctcccaatataaatataaacacaaagtacattagataatggcgaaaaaaaacacaacatagtagtaatgcatgtaatacatacttcaaaaaaaaaaattagaaataaaaagaaaaaagaaaaaaaaaaacaaatataataaggaataataatgaaacaactaGACTGAAGTGAAAGGTTGTAAAGTAGAAATTTAGAATGTTAATTGACTGCTTTAAATCTTTGTGTTATTCTGATATAAGTTTGTACGGACtcaaaatgtctttgttttgctgaaaagaaaggtcaccgtcaccagctaaaagaagctcaatggatatagcataactttctaattttgaaaacagtatttctcCGGCTTCGTTGTGAAGAGCGCACtgtaaaaaaaagtgtatacTATCCTCAACAGGGTGGCCACAGCTGCATGCGGGACTGGGTTTAATATTAACACGAtgtaaatctgaatttaaagaacTGCACATATTTCTCAAACATGTATGAATGATATTAAGTTTCTATCCCCACAACTAAAATAGGAAGGTGGCTGTATCAATTTGGACTTCATctttcgtttaaaaatatttatgttttggacGTACGTATGTCGGGGGGAAGGCTATTCCATTCAAAAGTAGTGGATGGGAAAAAGGATTTTCTAGTTATGTCTAGTCTATAACCGGGTACtacataattattactgattCGCAAATCGTAGTTAGATACTTGACCAACAAGCGGGGACATTAAATCACAGAGATAATCAGGGGCAGTCTCATTATGTATAGAATAGAACATATTGAGCATTCTGGATTTCCTTCTGTCCACAAGCAATTGCCagccagtttcaaaatatatagcttccCGACTAGCAAACACGGGCAACCCAGTTACTAACCTCCCTGCTTCTAACTGAACATGTTCTAAATTGTCGGCTTCTTGTTGAGTACAACCATTCCATAACTCACATGCATATTCCATAACGGgtcttataaaagttaaatatatacgagcaagataatttctattcaatacatatttcaattttttaagaacatttaatctcgtgcttgcacactttaaaatattttctatatgtgTATGGAATTTATCATTGGAATCAAAAGTAATCCCTAAATGTTTATGACAGGAGACAAATTCTActaattggttttgaaattctatttcaatatcaTCTGGGGAAGTATGGCAGGAGAATATCATAGCCTTTGTCTTATTAGGGTTAAAGTTAATAAGCCAATCTTTAGACCATACTGaaatttgttctaaatcgctGTTTAAGACATCCTCTATAGTGTAAGGGTTATTGCTGGAATAAGAAAGAGATGTATCATCAGCAAACAATCGAGTTAGACTTGTCAAATTATCAGCtatgtcatttacataaataagaaatAGTAGGGGACCTAATACAGAGCCTTGCGGAACTCCTGCATTAGTATTATCAAAAGGCGAATAGGCATTTGAAACGAAAACgctttgttttctatttgaaatataactttcaAACCATTTATACAGATTTCCATCAATACCATACGCTTTTAGTTTTATTAAGAGGCCACTATGCCATACCCTATCAAAAGCTTTCGAGGTATCACATAATATAAGAGATGTTATACAGCGATCATCAAGTGACATGCATATCCTATAATAAATTTCTATTAGCTGGTGAAccttttgatatatacatgtacctgttaaaGATACGGAAAATGAAGCAGCTGTCGAGACAGCTATTGTGGTAAgtagatattttgatttttttcaaagtttcaatgttGTGTGCGCGTTTAAGtccgtttttgtttgtttttttaggggggagggggaggggggggggggggtttgctATATCCCACATCCCAAAAGTGCAATCCTTTCAATTCATTGCTCAAAATGAAAGTCacgtataccacattttcatatgtcatatatatgttttgccTCCAATATCACGTTTATATTAAAATTCTGCGCGAAATGAACAAAAGTTTCCGTCAATAACTTTATAACTGCATTATCGGATTTAACAGTTAATACCTTTATCGGTAGATATGAGTGTTCATATTTCCCTTTTCCATATAATTCAATAAATATAGCCGTCCATTTTTTCCCCTTTGATtcccttttttctattttatactgatataatatatgattttaaaaatttacttCAAGTGTTTTGATCAAATACCCATGTATTTTAGGACGTTTCTTTAAACAGTGTGTATGGTAAAGGATCTAAAATAGTTACagtttattgttactattgtttattgttacttttgtttattgttacttttgtttatagttacttttgttttttgttttttttttagccttACCTATAGTCTTAATACGAAGCACTTGACGGActgaaaaaaacacacacacatatgTCTATTGATAAATTACATCAGAAGGCATAACATGTACATCATCACAGTCGGAACTTgtttaattacaaagatttttatagattttacaacaaatattttgtgCTTCAGAAAAATACATGACAATTAGGTTAGgctaatttttgttttcatttaatagaaaataacTTATTGTATGGCAAGtatgcaaatacaaaaatgttccttGTTTAGTACCTTCAATATTTGTCTCTACAATATCTTCCATGCATATGTATGCATCATACTTTTCATATACCGagtatttatgaatttttgaattaGTTTGTTTCTAATATTGCGGAATATGCGTTATTTTATTCTCCACTTTGCAGTCATTCTTTGAATATGTATTCCTTGTAAGACAATTTAAAGCCACATCAACTTCAATTCTTCCTTTTCGGGCTTTTGGCCAAACTATAAGAGAACACAAATCCATGTTTGTCAAAGAACTCCACGTTTCTTAATTTGATAATACACAAAAAATCCCAACCTTTCTCTATTCTTATATAGCATTAACTGTTTAAAGAATGTCATATtgttataattcaaaattaaatttgtgttGTTTATAGTTATTTTCTGAGATATCGAAATTTCAGTGACAGTCATGAAGTAgctaaaatgccaaaaaaatatgGCATGATTAACaacgagacaactttccacaagagaccaacatgactcagatattaacaaaaatcagtcaccgtacggccttcaacaatgagcaaagaccatacggCATAGACAGCTAttaaaggctccgaaatgacaatgtaaaacactttagacgagaaaactaacggcattatttattaaaaaaactaaattttatgatatactggtatgtagatataggaagatgtggtgtgagtgccaatgagacatgcaactctctatccaaataacaatttataaaaaggtaaaccattataggtcaatgtacgtccttcaacacggagccttggctcacaccgaacaacaagctataaagggccccaaaattactagtgtaaaaaaaacaatagcataacatcacaacatagaaaaacacacgttaaaatatcaattggcagacttaactcaatcaaaaaacataaattaatacaCATATGTAGCTGTTTTCCTAAGAACTGTTAAtaatatatgcataaaaagaaatgtcataagatgttgGAACGTTTCGTAAATAATTCATCGACATAACTTCATTATATGCTATTAGATATATGTTTTaagtgtcaatatcaataaaacactttccagttacgattatctttccatttttaaataccataattacgattatctttttttccgagttacgattatcatcccgaatttttcgacggcaattttcaaagcgcttagactaATCCAGTGCACctttacgattcaaatatgatgtactggtatagataaaccttgcagctgagtaactattgacaaaagcatgctacatttaagaaaaatgagtgtaaagattttacctatatctaccgtcgccatattgggataatcgtaattgcagttactattatctctttaataccagtgaaattaatgtaattaaaagatttaaaaacctcacattacgcacaggtaaatttgctctgTCTGATAGCTCtccaataaaaaataatgtccgTAAGGGAGACAACCAAATTAGGtatctctaattacagggtcaattacggggattggcaaatagcctatttTCTATCCCGTTACTGTAatcatagcaaccatagtaacaggatagacataacatgatagacaaatttcttcattTTTGCATGCTTTTGTGAAATAGCTACTCCCTTTGATGAAGTGGTAATGTTTTTCTGTTGTgattttggtttccaacacgttattgcactttttatatGTATACTTTTGGTGTAATTACTAAAAATGTTAGTAACAGCAAAGACATGAAAAAAGTATCCTCTATATTTTTTCACTTAATGTCTTGACATTTCTTTTCTCTTCACTGTCGTTCAACAAACGTGCTATGTGAAATGTTAAGGTCACCgtgcacttttgaaatcaacactgactaattcaatattcatagggagaacaatttaacggctgatttaagtagcggtaacagggtGGACATGAACTCcatgtacgctgattgaattCAATTGGTAGATGAAATGTTACATTTAATAATAAAGTAGCTTCGAGTTTTCGTAAGAGTTATTATTAAAGTTCTTAAAAGTcacttttgcagatatcaaggcgatcagaaattcggaaaaaatcatttgaaatgtgttagTCTGTCACTGTACGCACACAAATCATCCAACAAATCAGacttaaatacattttaatcttatcaaaatagatgtaactcgtatttattattaatgttctgaatcataAATCctacaagctttcatttaaacaatAACAACTGAGTTTTATGCTTTTGGTTTAACAttagtttttataattttgtatttaatggTACTTTAAGGGTATGTTTTCTGTTTGCATTTATGCCACTTTAGGGTGAAAGGAATTGCAAACTTAAGAGTTGCTGACGCGTCAGTGATGAGGCACGTGACTTCTGGAAACACGAATTCTCCGTCAATTATGATCGGTGAAAAGGCTGCTGACCTTATACGTGGCAAAGATACAGTTATGGCATTCaggaaacaaataaaacatttgaaacttttgaggaataataataaaaaatgacacCATTCGATCAGAAAATTTAATAGATATCGAACTGATGGAATTTATATTGCcgttcaaaaataaaaaagaacataaaccaaattgtttatttcaattgtttttttaatcattttgttttaaaacttataatttgATCAGTATTTACATGAACATTGTTGTAAAACGTAGAGGTAcaagataaaaatgttaaaaaaaatcgctGTGTTGAAATTTTACCTAATACTGTTTATTTTGTGCACAATAATTTCATTGCAAATTGAAATGTGTTGAAGAAATAACAACCACATCAAAGAGCAGATAAAAACCGGAGGGCACCTATTGGCAGCGAGAAAATTCCACACGCAGAGGAAGGCCTAAGCTAGTCCCTAAATGTgttctagttcagtgaaaatgaatgtCATGCTTAACtctaaaacatacaaatgaacaaacaattattaaaagcTCTAAATGAATAGGATTTTTCAAATAATCATAGACCCAAGTAGTacgttttctttataataaaaatgagacgaaagataccaaagagacattcacCAATGTTGGTTGACCGTTTTTGAATAACTGTtccacagatgatatcggatattttcgTATATCATTACAAAAATCCTaccccttttcacgaatgtgacctaccaaattagactatttacaggttttgtaataacatgagcaacacgacgagtgccgtATGTGGTGCAGGATCTGCCTTCTCTTTCAGAATGAGACGGAACCAATCGGAGGAAGGGCATTAAGGTCTGTTTTTggcacaagaaaataaaaaaaaactatttcaaacagGCACATTATGTTTAGCAATGCATAGGGATCAGAAATAGAAATGAAAATGAgaaagatttttatctgatggTGTCACAATAAAGTAATGTactgtttttacaaaaacaatgaaaaatgcagAATTTATTCAGTTTTCAATCTTTATTTCAGTTTTGGAAACATCGTTCGCAGCCAAGAAACAATataataatttaacagaagcctTATTGTACTTAACATAATATCACCAATTATAAAgatgtttcttgggtgcgcacatacatTTCTAATCTAAAATATGCTTAGAATTCGATGAAAAATTaggaaaatatagaaattttacaaaatatataaatttagtcAAGCTTTGTTGCTATGGTACCTCATTCACtgtgaaagtgttttttttttattttctgaaaaaagtTTACCTTAGTCAAGGTTGGAAAATTTgaagaatatgtatgataactttttaatttgCAGTAATATTTGGGCCTATTAAGGGCCCCATTGCCCCTTCTTGCTAGATATGTTCCCATGTTCCTGTAAATTTACGTCGATCAGCAATTCAGTGCTACtctacagttttcaatttggatttaattcttattttacattaatttttatttcaaaaccaaTTTAAGTAAACTGgcaaaatgttcattaaaaggtTTTCACAAACATTTATCCTGATAACAATATCAAATGTTtactaccaaaaaaaaaatatccattcaTCTTCTGAAAATATTGATCATTCCTATATTTAGCTGAGACTCCTcgattaaggtagcacaatacaaagattttatgcCTTCTATTCCCCAGTTTCAAAATGCTGTAAATTTctttataatgcttgaaaatttataaaagtggtatttaTGGATAGCTAACTGATTACTCTTTCAAACTAATGCAATGTTGGTActatacaacaattatgtaatcaattataatttcAACGGTGTCtataaaattttacaagaaatttccaCTATCAATTGAAGTTAGCTTCTTCATGGATACCCCAAGTTGgttgattttaaaatatgtttttcctggagccattatctacaaaagggtgtcacAGGttggatagaatgtatagatcaaatATTACACATAATCAAACAATCTCtacttttatgtggtaaggatgtttagaggaaaatcaactcggaaagtccataatcacatggcaaaatcaaatggtaaaacacatcaaaaacgaaatatcatattcctgacctggtacaggcattttcaaatgtagaacatggtgaattaaacctggttttagagcgctaaacctctcactttgtacgacagtatcattaaatttcgttatatttataatgatgcgtgaactaaacagacattataaataaaatagtcataatatgggtacagcagtcatcatcctgttacaattttaaaagacaaaatgtCGACAGTAGGCTATTTTAACTATTTTCTTTTCGTTTTAGTGATTCAACACATTTATCTTTGTCACTCATGATTAATTCTCCGTTTgtataatttgtacaaacaacaaatctattaaagatttctCGTTTATCATTCCAGATAAAAATAgtagtttttcttttaaaattttgttatgtaCTCTACATTGATATTGAtacaaaacatgataaatttaGAGCTGCTAAGGGCTTTCTCCCTAAAACATGATAAATTTAGAACTGCTAAAGGCTTTCTCCCTAAAACATGATAAATTTAGAACTGCTAAGGGCTTTCTCCCTAAAACATGATAAGTTTAGAACTGCTAAGGGCTTTCTCCCTAAAACATGATAAATTTAGAACTGCTAAGGGCTTTCTCTAAGGCTTTCTCCCTAAAACATGATAAATTTAGAACTGCTAAGGGCTTTCTCCCTAAAACATGATAAGTTTAGAACTGCTAAGGGCTTTCTCCCTAAAACATGATAAATTTAGAACTGCTAAGGGCTTTCTCCCTAAAACATGATAAATTTAGAACTGCTAAGGGCTTTCTCCCTAAAACATGATAAATTTAGAACTGCTAAGGGCTTTCTCCCTAAAACATGATAAATTTAGAACTGCTAAGGGCTTTCTCCCTAAAATATGAACCTTTTGTTTAGAAAATCTTTAATAATTTTCTCAGATTTAGCTAGccgtttttctatgttttttccacattgatttttattattaacaaagtgaatttttaagcattttattgtttttgttggctaatttatattattatatttatttggaGATATAATGTTAAAGATCAAATGACGAACTAAGTATTGGTGTTATGTGACAGCTACTAAAATGCCTTGCTTAAAACAAAAAATTGTGCCATTTgctggtccaaggacacagttatcgtcctttgttTTTTTGTCTACGAATATATTGCAGTTTTGTTTTCTCACACTTTCCctatttatttcttgatatttaatgcatgaaatattaagttaaGGGATAAATTTACATGTTCAAAAATATTTGGGTGCTGAATCGTTATGTtttaaagtagtgatttggtctagttaaaaaagttaagaaataagtacgtctgaagctgtcaaacagAACTGTAGACCCTCTTAAtaaagaattgtcaatattttgaggtagagctggtagaagtttatttaattttgatatttttcgcCCCAATAGTACAATTCaatgtaaaaatctttttgaaagagagcaggtgcgatttttgaatttattgtctaaaagaaattcTCTACGAAATAACTTTTTTCTTGGGTCTGCTACCCAACTTAATTTTCGGTGTTTTTAAGGAACCAGGTTTACAGTGACTACATACAATATTTTGAGTTTGTTTCAATTACAAGCTTCTTCGGTATATATGTCATTGTTTGTCATAATGTATTTGAATACTTGTAGGTTTTTACGTATGTTCATACCATAAATCAAAACAATGTtaatattcttatattttatttgattcatttTAAAGCTTCTTTCCTCTCTATTCATTGCTGTTTTTTCTTTCTATACctgaaacaataaaacaaaaatcaaatacatattCTAACAAAATTTGTAATGGTCTCGATTCTGTGtccttttcaaatgttttaaagctGAATCTGAAGAATTGGGATGTTTAAATCTATAATTGACCTTTATAATTAGTGATAACTGAAAACACTGTAAAACCAATTAATATTACTAGGTATAAAACAAAGTgtgaatatttgatataattaAGATTAAGGAATAAACATTGAAAGAATTTGGGAGTACCTACCGCTGACAAAcaaatttgaagttttttttgCAGGAACTATCATGCCAAAAATATCCTCTATACGGCAACCAAACCAAACAGTTCTCTCTTCCTCCATTTGGTTGATTTGTATACCAATTGTTATATGATATGGATTCTAAATTCTCTATCCAAACCCATCTTCCTTCAGAAAACATGTCTGTGCCACCCAACCAAACCTTGTTAGGGTATACTGTACATGGAGtagataagatatatatataaaattagaaAATTGGAAATGTCAAGATAGAAGACAGGATAAATAATGAACTgttaaaatatggttttaactTTTAACTCTTTAAGAGTCGGAATTAACATATGAACCGATACAAAGAAGATACCAATAGTAAACTAACAAATCTGATGATAAACCTGTATTCTTTTTTCAGAGAAAATGTCATAGTCTTTTAAAATGTTGACTTAACAAATTAACACCTAGACTGGGTTGCACAAACATCTATTAAATTAATAAACTATTAACTTCTAATGGActataaaatatcttattgaCTATATGTCAATAAAGTGAGTTAAAAACGTTCTACGAATCAATTTTAAGGTTTCTATTAACTAATAGATTATTAAGTGGCTATTAACGTTTTAATAGTAAATTAAGTCCCATTAAATTCCAAAATTCATTGTCACACGCGTGAATTTTCGcgatattgataatttttcacaaCGTCATTACCATTTCTTCGATTTTCATCGTTTTCAGAACGTCATCATGATTTTCgcaattttaatcattt
This genomic interval carries:
- the LOC143049390 gene encoding galactose-specific lectin nattectin-like, which produces MVMYYWIIAIWLLDISVIDGHNDHMWVKYGNKDFMLVHQQMTWMEAQSVCYSLGGSLATVSNYYEMIFLKSMTHVYPNKVWLGGTDMFSEGRWVWIENLESISYNNWYTNQPNGGRENCLVWLPYRGYFWHDSSCKKNFKFVCQRYRKKKQQ